In Sphingobacterium zeae, one genomic interval encodes:
- the ypfJ gene encoding KPN_02809 family neutral zinc metallopeptidase → MKWQGGKQSGNFEDRRGMSGGGKIALGGIGGIIVLVIGFLMGGDPTQLLQQAQNMGAQTEQSGQPRELNPEEKRLTEFSLTVLQSTEDVWTKLFKEQMQKNYTPTTLVFYDGGTQTDGCGMGQASYGPFYCPGDQKIYLDLSFSKELSDKFGAKGEFAMAYVIAHEVGHHIQQLVGLLPQTNAARGKLSERENNKISVMTELQADFYAGVWAHYLNEYTDIKIDYNDIMDGMKAAEAVGDDKLQTEAQGYAVPESFTHGTSAQRMAWFKKGYDSGDMRSGNTFEDPSLK, encoded by the coding sequence ATGAAATGGCAAGGAGGAAAACAAAGTGGTAATTTTGAAGACCGCAGGGGGATGTCGGGTGGTGGAAAAATAGCATTAGGTGGAATAGGGGGGATTATTGTTTTAGTCATAGGATTTCTGATGGGAGGAGATCCGACGCAACTTTTACAACAAGCCCAGAATATGGGGGCGCAGACCGAACAGTCGGGGCAGCCACGTGAGCTAAATCCTGAAGAGAAAAGACTAACAGAGTTTTCATTGACTGTGCTCCAAAGTACCGAAGACGTTTGGACAAAGCTATTTAAAGAGCAAATGCAGAAAAACTATACACCAACAACACTTGTGTTTTACGATGGTGGCACGCAAACAGACGGTTGTGGTATGGGGCAGGCGTCTTATGGCCCTTTCTATTGTCCTGGTGATCAAAAAATTTATCTCGATTTAAGCTTCAGTAAAGAGTTGTCAGATAAATTTGGAGCAAAAGGAGAATTTGCGATGGCTTATGTGATAGCACATGAGGTTGGACATCATATTCAGCAACTGGTTGGACTATTACCCCAAACCAATGCAGCACGCGGTAAGCTCAGTGAGCGGGAAAATAATAAAATCTCTGTCATGACCGAACTACAGGCGGATTTTTATGCGGGCGTATGGGCACATTATCTCAACGAGTATACCGATATAAAAATTGATTATAACGATATTATGGATGGCATGAAAGCGGCTGAAGCGGTCGGCGATGATAAGCTGCAAACAGAAGCACAGGGTTATGCTGTACCAGAATCATTCACCCATGGGACATCTGCACAGCGTATGGCCTGGTTTAAAAAAGGATATGATTCTGGGGATATGCGATCGGGTAATACCTTTGAGGATCCAAGCCTGAAATAA
- a CDS encoding acyl transferase — protein MTNWKDFFEIKTEYDFNQQCLETYQFQSQHCKIYRDYIRILGKDKAVIEHYTEIPFLPIEFFKTQQVITEGMEAEMVFSSSGTTGMLTSKHFVADLNIYEHTFRRIFEDFYGPLSNIAVLALLPSYLERSGSSLIYMVDDLMKQSDQPENNYFLYNHQELYETLVRLKNKGTKTILFGVTYALLDFIEQYAFDFPELIIMETGGMKGKRKEMVKQEIHQLLEKAFGVVGIHSEYGMTELLSQGYSSGQGIFQLPKWMKILIRDTNDPLSLIPSNKSGGINVIDLANRYSCSFIATQDLGKVHADGSFEILGRFDQSDIRGCNLLVQ, from the coding sequence ATGACGAATTGGAAGGACTTTTTTGAGATTAAAACCGAGTATGATTTTAATCAGCAGTGTTTAGAGACCTACCAATTCCAAAGCCAGCATTGCAAAATTTATCGGGACTATATCCGCATCTTGGGAAAGGATAAAGCCGTTATTGAACACTATACCGAGATTCCTTTCCTACCTATTGAATTTTTCAAAACCCAACAGGTTATCACCGAAGGAATGGAGGCTGAAATGGTCTTTTCCAGCTCCGGAACGACGGGAATGCTGACCTCGAAACATTTTGTGGCCGACCTGAATATTTATGAACATACCTTTCGTCGGATCTTCGAAGATTTCTATGGCCCTTTGAGCAATATTGCCGTACTCGCACTTCTCCCTTCTTACCTCGAGAGAAGTGGATCTTCTTTGATATATATGGTTGACGATCTTATGAAACAAAGTGATCAGCCTGAAAACAATTACTTTCTGTATAACCATCAAGAGCTATACGAAACACTTGTCCGGCTCAAAAATAAAGGAACGAAGACGATACTCTTCGGAGTGACGTATGCCCTTCTCGATTTTATTGAACAATATGCCTTCGATTTTCCAGAATTAATCATTATGGAAACAGGAGGAATGAAAGGAAAGCGCAAGGAAATGGTCAAACAAGAAATCCATCAGCTTCTTGAAAAAGCGTTCGGTGTGGTCGGAATTCATTCTGAATATGGGATGACGGAACTACTATCTCAGGGCTATTCCTCTGGTCAAGGAATTTTTCAGCTACCCAAATGGATGAAAATACTGATCCGGGATACCAATGATCCATTGAGTTTGATTCCTTCGAATAAATCTGGAGGAATTAATGTTATCGATCTAGCGAATCGCTATTCCTGTTCGTTTATCGCAACACAGGATCTAGGAAAAGTACACGCGGATGGATCGTTTGAAATATTGGGTCGGTTTGACCAAAGTGATATACGGGGTTGCAACTTGCTGGTTCAATAG
- the xerD gene encoding site-specific tyrosine recombinase XerD: MDFRNWNVIKKQFEQFLKFERGLSANSIDAYLNDVSKFQIYCEDNQLVLNTIARKNIQEFLVWLQQFNVSPFTQSRLISGLKTFFSFLMIEHEFSNNPTDLIQAPRLARKLPSVLSIQEVDQLISAIDLSSSEGQRNKTIIEILYGCGLRVSELITLKLSNLFLDVEFIKVEGKGSKERLIPIGQHAIKHLRIYLETIRPHIKIKPGNEDILFLNRRGAALSRVMIFLIIKELALKTGLQKNISPHTFRHSFASHLVEGGADLRAVQDMLGHESITTTEIYTHIDRDYLHSVITQYHPRS; the protein is encoded by the coding sequence ATGGATTTTAGAAACTGGAACGTCATCAAAAAACAATTCGAACAATTCTTAAAGTTTGAAAGAGGCTTAAGTGCAAATTCTATTGATGCTTACTTAAATGATGTATCCAAATTTCAGATTTATTGCGAAGACAATCAATTGGTTTTAAACACCATAGCGAGAAAAAATATTCAGGAATTTTTGGTTTGGCTGCAGCAATTCAATGTTTCACCTTTCACGCAGTCGAGATTGATATCTGGACTCAAAACCTTTTTTAGCTTTTTGATGATTGAGCATGAATTCAGCAACAATCCGACAGACCTCATTCAGGCACCGCGATTGGCACGCAAGCTGCCCAGCGTTTTAAGTATACAGGAGGTCGATCAATTGATTTCTGCAATCGATCTCTCTTCATCTGAGGGCCAACGAAATAAAACAATCATCGAAATCTTATACGGATGTGGCCTTCGTGTTTCTGAACTTATCACACTCAAACTATCCAATCTATTTTTAGATGTAGAATTTATCAAAGTCGAAGGGAAGGGAAGCAAAGAGCGTCTCATACCAATTGGTCAACATGCCATTAAACACCTTCGCATCTACCTGGAAACCATCAGGCCTCACATCAAGATTAAACCGGGAAATGAAGATATCTTATTCCTCAACAGACGAGGAGCTGCATTATCCCGGGTCATGATCTTTTTGATCATCAAGGAACTTGCCCTAAAAACAGGGTTACAGAAAAATATTAGCCCACATACCTTCCGCCATAGTTTTGCCTCTCATTTAGTGGAGGGCGGGGCCGATCTGCGGGCTGTACAGGACATGCTCGGGCACGAAAGTATTACCACTACCGAAATATATACGCATATAGACAGGGATTACCTGCATTCCGTAATCACGCAATACCACCCACGGTCATAA
- a CDS encoding M16 family metallopeptidase → MKFIKPLALAFLLPATFYVAEATMPTTLTAEARAILSQDSLTLNQKLPFDNEVVTGKLKNGFTYFIRKNGEPKGRVTMYLGMKAGSILENEKQLGLAHFLEHMNFNGLKHFPKNELVNYLQKAGVRFGSDLNAYTSFDQTVYQLPIPSDDPELLRNGLQVMRDWAQDALLDGEEIDKERGVILEEKRGGRGVQQRLQDQYFPMLLNGSLYSKRLPIGTEEILKTFPYSEIRKFHQDWYRPDLQALIIVGDIDPKEMEERVKVLFADMKMPKKALERKKYRVDLLNKNQFLAISDPELPYTVAQILIKSEKDKVETVGDYRNELLKSVFNKMIAGRFSELMQQPNPPFMQAGGSISDFLANLNTFSLLVVPKPGELESGFKAMLTEFERIQKYGFTQTELNRAIADMKKGNEMSFIERDKKKSDSYVNRYLNYFIDGEPALSNEDAYRLTKQLLPTLKLAEVNGLVKKYYTDLNRDVLVMAPEKDKATLPTEAAVMSWVKAVEESQVAAYDDKVSDLPLLSKEPVKGEVVSSKSIDAVQAKELTLSNGVKVILKPTDFKNDEIQIMAYSPGGTSRYSDADYFSAANASSLIDASGVGQMSNIELTKYLSGKDVSISPYISERYEGISGRTDKEGLKSAFELIYAYFTEPRLDQDIFQSTMTRAKGSLENRLSNPNNVFSDKVKEVLYGNNVRRQNPTVEMISKIDRERALAIYKERFADASDFVFTIVGSFDENQIKPYLETYLASLPIQKRNESYKDLNIVEPSKGERVVVHKGKEEKASTQLAYYGDYSFGETENVNMEALESVLTIKLLERLREKEGGVYGVGAQASFSKLPKPRYAFSIGFGSAVDKTDALIASALDEVKKIQEQGPDKGDLEKFLAEQLRQNELNLRENSYWLNYISSSYQNDLDLMRYSRRLDNLKKVTPTSVQEVAGKYLKKDRLFEFILMPDSK, encoded by the coding sequence ATGAAATTCATTAAACCATTAGCATTAGCTTTTCTATTACCAGCTACCTTTTATGTAGCGGAAGCAACAATGCCAACCACGTTAACTGCGGAAGCGCGAGCGATTCTATCGCAAGATAGTTTAACTTTGAATCAGAAATTACCCTTCGACAATGAAGTGGTTACAGGTAAACTCAAAAATGGATTTACATACTTTATTCGTAAAAATGGTGAGCCAAAAGGCCGTGTTACGATGTATTTGGGCATGAAAGCAGGCTCTATTCTGGAAAATGAAAAGCAGCTGGGATTAGCGCATTTTTTGGAGCACATGAATTTCAATGGTCTCAAGCATTTTCCGAAAAATGAATTAGTTAATTATCTGCAAAAGGCCGGGGTTCGCTTTGGGTCGGATCTGAATGCCTACACCAGCTTCGACCAGACCGTTTACCAATTACCAATTCCTTCTGATGACCCTGAACTTTTGAGAAATGGTTTGCAAGTCATGCGTGACTGGGCCCAAGATGCGCTATTGGATGGCGAGGAGATCGATAAAGAGCGCGGAGTTATCTTAGAAGAGAAGCGCGGAGGGAGAGGAGTGCAACAACGGCTCCAGGATCAATATTTTCCAATGTTGTTGAATGGTTCACTTTACTCCAAACGCTTACCAATAGGTACCGAGGAGATACTTAAAACATTTCCTTATTCGGAAATACGCAAGTTTCACCAAGACTGGTATCGTCCCGATTTACAAGCCTTAATTATTGTCGGAGACATTGATCCCAAAGAAATGGAAGAACGGGTGAAGGTGTTGTTTGCCGATATGAAAATGCCCAAAAAAGCATTGGAACGTAAAAAATACCGGGTAGACCTGTTAAACAAAAACCAGTTTTTAGCAATTTCAGATCCAGAGTTACCGTATACGGTGGCTCAGATTCTCATCAAAAGCGAAAAGGATAAAGTTGAAACTGTGGGAGATTACCGAAACGAACTTTTGAAAAGTGTTTTCAACAAGATGATCGCTGGTCGTTTTTCTGAATTGATGCAACAGCCGAATCCTCCTTTTATGCAAGCCGGTGGAAGTATTAGCGATTTTTTGGCTAACCTTAATACCTTTTCATTGTTGGTTGTGCCTAAGCCCGGGGAGCTTGAGTCGGGATTTAAAGCTATGCTAACCGAATTTGAGCGCATCCAAAAGTATGGTTTTACGCAAACGGAGCTGAACCGTGCCATTGCAGATATGAAAAAAGGTAATGAGATGTCTTTTATCGAACGCGATAAAAAGAAATCAGATAGCTATGTCAATCGTTATCTCAATTATTTTATCGATGGCGAACCTGCTTTAAGCAATGAAGATGCCTACCGCCTCACTAAGCAGCTGCTACCGACTTTAAAATTGGCTGAGGTCAACGGCTTGGTAAAAAAATATTATACCGATCTGAATCGCGATGTATTGGTGATGGCACCCGAAAAAGATAAAGCAACCTTACCTACTGAAGCTGCGGTAATGAGCTGGGTAAAAGCAGTTGAAGAGAGCCAGGTTGCAGCTTATGATGATAAAGTTTCTGATCTTCCGTTGCTCTCAAAAGAACCCGTGAAAGGTGAGGTGGTATCGTCTAAAAGTATTGATGCCGTTCAAGCAAAAGAATTGACATTAAGTAATGGCGTAAAAGTGATCCTTAAGCCTACAGACTTTAAAAACGATGAGATCCAGATCATGGCGTATAGCCCGGGCGGAACCTCACGCTATAGCGACGCGGATTACTTTTCGGCGGCCAACGCATCTTCTTTAATTGATGCCAGTGGTGTAGGACAAATGAGCAACATTGAGCTCACAAAGTACCTTTCAGGAAAGGATGTTTCCATCTCTCCATACATCTCCGAACGTTATGAGGGTATTTCAGGCCGTACAGATAAAGAAGGTTTAAAGAGCGCTTTTGAATTGATTTATGCTTATTTTACAGAACCTCGTTTAGATCAGGATATTTTCCAGAGTACAATGACCAGAGCAAAAGGATCTTTGGAAAATAGATTAAGCAACCCCAATAATGTGTTTTCCGACAAAGTGAAAGAAGTATTGTACGGTAATAATGTTCGCCGTCAAAATCCAACGGTCGAAATGATCAGCAAAATCGATAGGGAGCGTGCTTTGGCGATTTATAAAGAACGCTTTGCCGATGCCTCTGATTTTGTGTTTACCATCGTAGGTTCGTTTGACGAAAATCAAATTAAGCCTTATTTAGAAACTTATCTCGCTTCTCTACCGATTCAAAAAAGGAACGAGAGTTACAAAGATCTGAATATTGTGGAGCCGAGCAAAGGCGAACGCGTAGTTGTTCATAAAGGCAAAGAAGAAAAGGCGAGCACACAACTGGCGTATTATGGAGACTATAGTTTTGGAGAAACTGAAAATGTCAATATGGAAGCTCTAGAAAGTGTGTTGACGATCAAATTACTTGAACGACTTCGTGAAAAAGAAGGTGGTGTTTATGGTGTTGGGGCTCAGGCAAGTTTCAGTAAGCTACCGAAACCCCGCTATGCATTTTCTATTGGATTTGGTTCGGCAGTTGATAAGACAGATGCCTTAATCGCTTCGGCATTGGATGAGGTGAAAAAGATTCAGGAACAAGGGCCCGACAAAGGTGATCTGGAGAAATTTCTGGCAGAGCAACTGCGACAAAATGAGTTAAATCTTCGTGAAAATAGCTATTGGTTGAACTACATATCCAGCTCTTACCAAAATGATCTTGATCTTATGCGCTATTCGCGCAGGTTGGATAATTTGAAAAAGGTGACGCCAACGTCCGTACAGGAAGTTGCAGGAAAATATTTGAAAAAGGATCGACTTTTCGAATTTATTTTGATGCCGGATTCAAAATAG
- the fabG gene encoding 3-oxoacyl-[acyl-carrier-protein] reductase — protein sequence MKILEGKIALITGASKGIGRKIAEVFAQHGANVAFTYLSSVEKGQALEQELQAFGTKVIGYRSDASKFEEAEQLINSIVTDFGGLDIVVNNAGITKDGLLMRMTEENWDDVLNVNLKSVFNVTKAASKIMMKNRKGSFINMSSVVGVQGNAGQANYAASKAGIIGFTKSVAKELGSRNIRANVVAPGFIRTEMTDVLDPKVVAGWEAGIPLKRAGQPEDVAHACLYLASDLSAYVTGQVLPVDGGML from the coding sequence ATGAAAATACTCGAAGGAAAAATTGCTTTAATAACAGGAGCATCGAAAGGAATCGGAAGGAAAATTGCAGAAGTTTTTGCACAACATGGTGCTAACGTCGCTTTCACCTATCTGTCTTCTGTCGAAAAAGGACAGGCGTTAGAACAGGAGCTTCAGGCTTTCGGTACGAAAGTAATCGGCTATCGTTCTGATGCTTCAAAATTTGAAGAAGCGGAACAATTAATCAATTCCATTGTTACCGATTTCGGTGGACTGGATATTGTTGTAAACAATGCGGGTATCACAAAAGACGGCTTATTGATGCGTATGACTGAAGAAAATTGGGACGATGTCTTAAATGTCAACCTCAAGTCGGTGTTTAACGTCACCAAGGCAGCTTCAAAAATTATGATGAAAAACCGCAAAGGTTCATTTATTAATATGTCTTCGGTAGTGGGTGTTCAGGGAAATGCTGGTCAGGCGAATTACGCTGCCTCAAAAGCAGGTATTATCGGGTTCACAAAATCTGTGGCAAAAGAATTAGGTTCGCGTAATATCCGTGCTAACGTTGTTGCTCCAGGTTTTATACGGACGGAAATGACGGATGTATTGGATCCGAAAGTTGTTGCCGGATGGGAAGCAGGAATTCCGTTGAAACGCGCGGGACAGCCGGAAGATGTTGCTCATGCCTGTCTTTATTTAGCATCCGACTTATCGGCGTACGTAACCGGCCAGGTTCTTCCTGTTGACGGCGGTATGCTATAA
- a CDS encoding sigma-70 family RNA polymerase sigma factor, whose translation MRQLKITQSITNRESQSLDKYLHEIGKVDLITAEEEVELAQRIREGDQVALEKLTKTNLRFVVSVAKQYQNQGLTLGDLINEGNLGLIKAAKRFDETKGFKFISYAVWWIRQSILQAIAEQSRIVRLPLNQVGSLSKISKAFSKLEQEYEREPSPEELADILETTVDKVSDTLSNSGRHVSMDAPFVQGEENTLLDVLENHDPDTDSSLIDESLSEEIKRSLATLTEREREIIVLFFGLGSNHQLSLEEIGEKFSLTRERVRQIKDKALQRLRHTSRSKILKSYLG comes from the coding sequence ATGAGACAGCTCAAAATTACACAATCTATTACCAATCGTGAGTCACAGTCTTTGGACAAGTACTTACATGAAATTGGTAAAGTAGACTTAATTACAGCAGAAGAAGAAGTTGAATTAGCACAGCGCATCCGTGAAGGTGATCAAGTTGCCTTGGAAAAATTGACTAAAACCAACCTTCGTTTCGTCGTATCAGTAGCAAAACAATATCAAAATCAAGGTTTAACCTTAGGTGATTTAATCAACGAAGGTAACTTGGGCTTAATTAAAGCAGCGAAACGTTTTGACGAAACAAAGGGGTTTAAATTTATTTCTTATGCGGTTTGGTGGATTCGCCAATCTATTCTTCAAGCAATTGCTGAACAATCACGTATCGTACGTCTGCCATTGAATCAAGTTGGTTCATTGAGCAAAATCAGTAAGGCTTTCTCAAAACTAGAACAAGAATACGAACGAGAGCCGTCTCCAGAAGAACTAGCAGATATACTTGAAACTACAGTAGACAAAGTTTCGGATACCTTAAGTAACTCTGGGCGTCATGTATCTATGGATGCTCCTTTTGTTCAGGGTGAAGAAAACACACTTTTGGACGTACTGGAAAACCATGATCCGGATACGGACAGTTCGTTGATCGATGAATCACTATCTGAAGAAATCAAACGATCGTTGGCGACATTAACAGAAAGAGAACGTGAAATTATCGTACTTTTCTTTGGCTTAGGTTCCAATCACCAACTATCTCTTGAGGAAATCGGAGAGAAATTCAGTTTAACACGTGAGCGCGTTCGTCAGATCAAAGACAAAGCTCTCCAACGTTTGAGACACACTTCAAGAAGCAAAATCTTAAAATCCTACTTGGGTTAA
- a CDS encoding malate:quinone oxidoreductase produces the protein MSKKSNKEVDVVLIGAGIMSATLGTLINELSPDVNIEILERLDVVAAESSDAWNNAGTGHSALCELNYTPEQKDGSVKIDKAVKIAEQFEVSKQFWSYLVDKGIITQPENFIRSIPHLSAVFGEKDAKFLKTRWETLTTQNLFKGMEYTEDAELLKSWIPLMMEGRAKNEKIAATKMDLGTDVNFGSLTRDLIANLANKENISISLNHEVIDIEREDDGRWEVEVKDLKTGVKREIKAKFVFIGAGGHSLLLLEKSGIPEAKGYGGFPVGGQWLRCVNEEIINAHHAKVYGKASVGAPPMSVPHLDTRYIDGKQALLFGPYAGFSTKFLKQGSYFDLPASIKLSNIRPMLSAGLDNLPLTKYLITEVMKSPKDKLESLKQFMPTAKLEDWVIEKAGQRVQVIKKDEKRGGILEFGTEVVSSSDGSIAALLGASPGASTSVAIMISLLKKCFPERAKSDEYRKKLREMIPSHGKSLNDDAQLCKETRIRTHKALKLIDID, from the coding sequence ATGAGCAAAAAATCAAATAAAGAAGTTGACGTTGTTCTAATCGGCGCCGGTATTATGAGTGCTACTTTGGGTACTCTAATCAATGAATTAAGCCCAGACGTTAATATTGAAATTCTTGAGCGTTTGGATGTTGTGGCTGCTGAAAGTTCAGACGCTTGGAATAATGCTGGCACGGGTCACTCTGCCTTATGCGAGTTAAATTATACGCCCGAACAGAAAGATGGTTCTGTAAAGATTGATAAAGCAGTGAAAATTGCTGAGCAATTTGAGGTATCTAAGCAGTTTTGGTCCTACCTTGTTGATAAAGGCATCATTACCCAGCCTGAAAATTTTATCCGTAGTATTCCACACCTGAGTGCGGTTTTTGGTGAAAAAGATGCTAAATTTCTAAAAACAAGATGGGAAACGTTAACGACCCAAAACTTGTTTAAGGGGATGGAGTATACCGAAGATGCTGAATTGCTGAAATCATGGATTCCATTGATGATGGAGGGGCGTGCTAAAAACGAAAAGATTGCTGCAACGAAAATGGATCTTGGTACAGATGTCAATTTTGGCTCATTGACACGTGATTTGATCGCTAATCTTGCAAATAAAGAAAATATATCCATTTCGCTAAACCATGAAGTCATTGACATCGAACGTGAAGATGATGGCCGTTGGGAAGTGGAGGTTAAAGATTTAAAAACAGGAGTAAAGAGAGAAATCAAAGCGAAATTTGTATTTATTGGTGCTGGTGGACACTCCTTGCTGTTGTTGGAAAAATCTGGAATACCAGAAGCAAAAGGGTATGGTGGCTTTCCGGTAGGAGGCCAATGGCTTCGTTGCGTGAATGAGGAGATTATTAATGCCCACCACGCCAAAGTGTACGGCAAAGCCTCTGTAGGTGCTCCACCGATGTCTGTGCCGCATTTAGATACGCGTTATATCGATGGCAAACAAGCTTTGTTATTTGGGCCTTATGCGGGCTTTTCAACAAAATTCCTCAAACAGGGGTCTTATTTCGATCTACCGGCTTCGATCAAGTTGTCGAATATCCGACCGATGCTATCTGCCGGACTTGATAATTTGCCCTTGACCAAGTATTTGATCACAGAAGTCATGAAATCTCCGAAAGATAAACTGGAATCATTGAAACAATTTATGCCCACAGCAAAATTGGAGGACTGGGTTATCGAGAAGGCGGGACAACGGGTTCAGGTGATCAAGAAAGATGAGAAGAGAGGTGGAATTTTGGAATTTGGAACCGAGGTCGTTTCTAGTTCAGATGGCTCTATTGCCGCGTTATTGGGCGCTTCTCCTGGCGCTTCTACCTCTGTTGCTATTATGATTAGTTTGCTGAAGAAATGTTTCCCTGAGCGTGCTAAATCAGATGAATACCGCAAGAAGTTACGTGAGATGATACCATCACACGGTAAATCATTGAACGATGATGCACAGCTTTGTAAAGAAACACGTATACGCACACATAAGGCGTTGAAATTAATCGATATCGATTAA
- the pnuC gene encoding nicotinamide riboside transporter PnuC yields MNPESIIEAFIKQMQQATLAEWLGASFGILQVWFSRQNKSIHYIFGIIGILISVYVLFHAKLYAEILLHLYYLVMSIYGWIYWKYSSDAATPITHCEKKDWWIVSFICTAGFLLFYFGLVHLTDSDVPLWDSAVSCTAWAGMWLLAKRKIENWILLNISNLMAIPLLIHKGLFLYSGLTLFLFVMAFSGYLNWRKIIREERYATQ; encoded by the coding sequence ATGAATCCCGAATCTATTATCGAAGCTTTTATAAAACAGATGCAACAAGCTACACTGGCAGAATGGCTAGGAGCTTCTTTCGGCATTCTGCAAGTCTGGTTTTCGCGGCAAAATAAATCAATCCATTATATTTTTGGAATTATAGGCATACTGATATCCGTATATGTATTATTTCACGCAAAACTGTATGCTGAAATATTGCTGCACCTGTATTATTTAGTCATGAGCATTTATGGCTGGATCTATTGGAAATATAGCAGTGATGCCGCTACGCCGATAACGCATTGTGAAAAGAAAGATTGGTGGATAGTAAGCTTTATCTGCACCGCTGGTTTTCTGTTGTTCTATTTTGGATTGGTGCACTTAACCGACTCGGATGTTCCACTATGGGATTCTGCCGTTTCTTGTACCGCTTGGGCAGGAATGTGGTTGTTGGCAAAACGTAAAATAGAAAATTGGATACTGTTGAATATTAGCAATCTAATGGCTATTCCGTTATTGATCCATAAAGGATTGTTTCTTTATTCCGGACTGACTTTGTTTTTATTTGTGATGGCATTTAGTGGATATTTAAATTGGAGGAAAATCATACGTGAAGAGAGATATGCAACTCAATAG
- a CDS encoding acyl-CoA dehydrogenase, which produces MKRDMQLNSADIAILKDSQAKGIQQKSLSDEQLELIYRRKWFKIWIPVELGGLGLTVPEGLNVLADLAYWDGGLAWTVTLCSGANLFVGFIDPVLGDQIFKAERVCFGGSGQASGTATRDGEHYRLTGFWKYATGAPHLTHFTLNATIQEAGKPVLDDKGDPIIKSFFVDREHALVHYDWDTFGLEVTASHSFSLQDVLVDGKQCFEINAAKSTRSDLRYQYPFMPFAELTLLANFIGMYKRFLDLIEKLFVLKSKASKWEQAASKAAFGMLDELQQDYIIRKDAILNLAHHSWDNLGNGIDNTTIYTQIATQSRDLVSSILTNTVKLYPQAGILGAAVDQEINIIFRNIFTASQHKLLQKSI; this is translated from the coding sequence GTGAAGAGAGATATGCAACTCAATAGCGCGGATATTGCCATTCTGAAAGACAGTCAGGCAAAAGGTATTCAGCAGAAATCCTTGTCGGATGAACAGTTGGAGCTAATCTATCGCAGAAAATGGTTCAAAATCTGGATTCCCGTTGAATTGGGGGGATTAGGTTTAACGGTGCCCGAAGGTCTCAATGTATTGGCTGATTTAGCGTATTGGGACGGCGGGCTGGCCTGGACAGTTACATTATGTTCGGGAGCAAATCTTTTTGTGGGTTTTATTGACCCCGTTTTAGGTGATCAAATTTTTAAAGCGGAACGCGTTTGTTTCGGTGGTAGCGGTCAGGCATCTGGCACAGCAACGCGCGATGGTGAACATTATCGACTCACAGGATTTTGGAAATACGCCACTGGAGCTCCCCATTTAACCCATTTTACGTTGAATGCAACGATTCAGGAAGCGGGCAAACCCGTATTGGATGATAAGGGAGATCCAATTATAAAATCATTTTTTGTCGATAGGGAACATGCGCTGGTTCATTATGATTGGGATACCTTCGGATTAGAGGTGACTGCCTCGCACTCTTTTTCGCTGCAGGACGTTCTGGTTGATGGTAAACAGTGTTTCGAAATCAATGCGGCAAAAAGCACACGCAGTGATCTACGCTATCAATATCCCTTTATGCCTTTTGCTGAGTTGACCTTGCTGGCCAATTTTATCGGGATGTATAAGCGATTTCTGGATTTGATTGAAAAACTGTTTGTGTTAAAAAGTAAAGCCTCCAAATGGGAACAGGCGGCTAGTAAAGCTGCTTTCGGCATGCTCGATGAACTTCAACAGGATTACATAATACGAAAGGATGCTATCTTGAATTTGGCTCATCATTCTTGGGATAACCTCGGTAATGGAATCGATAATACCACAATTTATACGCAAATAGCCACGCAAAGCCGTGATCTTGTGTCTTCCATTTTAACGAATACCGTTAAACTCTATCCTCAGGCAGGGATTTTGGGGGCGGCCGTTGACCAAGAGATCAATATCATCTTCCGAAATATTTTTACTGCTTCACAGCATAAGTTGTTGCAAAAAAGTATATAA